Proteins encoded together in one Catellatospora citrea window:
- a CDS encoding SDR family oxidoreductase, producing the protein MTALELDGAAVVVTGAGSGIGAALARRFAAVGARVVVNDRDPVAAQRVADETGGLAFPADVADEAQVAALVDYAWESFGALDLFCANAGVAPPADGAAAWELAWRVNVQSHVLAAQALLPRWLAAGRGRLLVTASAAGLLTMLGNAPYAVTKHAAVAHAEWLRATYAHRGVVVQALCPQGVRTPMLESSGPGGSVLLDPGAISAEECAEAVVTALSGDAFLVLPHAEVAAFYERRAADPDRWLRGMNRLQQDLEHRLSGS; encoded by the coding sequence GTGACCGCCCTCGAACTCGACGGCGCCGCGGTCGTCGTCACCGGCGCCGGTTCCGGCATCGGCGCCGCGCTGGCCCGCCGCTTCGCCGCGGTCGGCGCCCGGGTGGTCGTCAACGACCGTGACCCGGTCGCGGCGCAGCGCGTCGCCGACGAGACCGGTGGGCTGGCCTTCCCCGCCGACGTGGCTGACGAGGCGCAGGTCGCCGCGCTGGTCGACTACGCGTGGGAGTCCTTCGGGGCGCTGGACCTGTTCTGCGCCAACGCCGGTGTCGCGCCGCCCGCCGACGGCGCCGCGGCGTGGGAGCTGGCCTGGCGCGTCAACGTGCAGTCGCACGTGCTGGCGGCGCAGGCGCTGCTGCCGCGCTGGCTGGCCGCCGGGCGGGGCCGGCTGCTGGTCACCGCGTCGGCGGCGGGGCTGCTCACCATGCTCGGCAACGCGCCGTACGCGGTCACCAAGCACGCGGCCGTGGCCCACGCGGAATGGCTGCGGGCCACCTACGCCCACCGCGGCGTCGTGGTGCAGGCGCTGTGCCCGCAGGGTGTGCGCACGCCGATGCTGGAGTCGTCCGGCCCCGGCGGCAGCGTGCTGCTGGACCCGGGCGCGATCAGCGCCGAAGAGTGCGCGGAGGCAGTGGTCACCGCGCTCAGTGGGGACGCCTTCCTGGTGCTGCCGCACGCCGAGGTGGCCGCCTTCTATGAGCGCCGGGCGGCCGACCCGGACCGGTGGCTGCGCGGCATGAACCGCTTGCAGCAGGATCTCGAGCACCGGCTGTCGGGCTCGTGA
- a CDS encoding TetR/AcrR family transcriptional regulator codes for MSRTGTEGRVDGRTARAERTRAAIVDAHLALITEGDLRPTGERIAERAGVSLRALWTNFTDMETLFEASGVRVLARQDAAYRPVDPALPLHRRVEEYCRQRAELLQLIAPMARAAAMREPVSAQLRRNRLKHIERVRDEVSTLFAPELEMAGPGRDQLLAALIASTMWPAWSMLLDGLDLDVDAARGVMVRTVTALLLTAMASGMA; via the coding sequence ATGAGCAGGACCGGGACCGAGGGCAGGGTCGACGGGCGCACCGCCCGTGCCGAGCGCACCCGGGCCGCCATCGTGGACGCGCACCTCGCGCTGATCACGGAGGGTGACCTGCGGCCGACCGGCGAGCGCATCGCCGAGCGGGCCGGCGTCTCGCTGCGTGCGCTGTGGACCAACTTCACCGACATGGAGACCCTGTTCGAGGCGAGCGGTGTGCGCGTGCTCGCCCGCCAGGACGCCGCCTACCGGCCGGTGGACCCCGCGCTGCCGCTGCACCGGCGGGTGGAGGAGTACTGCCGCCAGCGGGCCGAGCTGCTGCAGCTGATCGCGCCGATGGCCCGCGCCGCGGCGATGCGCGAGCCGGTCTCGGCGCAGCTGCGCCGCAACCGGCTCAAGCACATCGAGCGGGTACGCGACGAGGTGTCCACGCTGTTCGCGCCCGAGCTGGAGATGGCCGGTCCGGGCCGGGACCAGCTGCTGGCCGCGCTGATCGCGTCCACCATGTGGCCGGCCTGGTCGATGCTGCTCGACGGGCTCGACCTGGACGTCGACGCCGCCCGTGGCGTCATGGTGCGCACCGTCACCGCGCTGCTGCTCACCGCGATGGCGTCGGGGATGGCATAA